A single Fundidesulfovibrio terrae DNA region contains:
- a CDS encoding class I SAM-dependent methyltransferase, which yields MILWSNLEYVTLRLVRRFLFSGAVLDRIGAFIPYWRVNQGRLDPEPIVTAYQRLAREAGVAIRGTRVVELGCGAANGTGHEWIARFGGSWTGVEPFAPFDAELDAWIAQDVSRRHPGGLTGLGGRVDRVRDLDALESGSADLIVSNSVLEHVADPIACFRQCHRVLASGGTMLHRVDYRDHFFKYPFHFLTFSQAAWDNFLDPGDLPRHRLDDHLAALSCCGFEAEVVERSADPDGLAAVAPFLAPEFASRNRDILATTTASIVCRKPA from the coding sequence ATGATCCTCTGGTCCAACCTGGAATACGTCACCCTGCGCCTGGTGCGCCGCTTCCTGTTCAGCGGCGCGGTGCTGGACCGCATCGGCGCGTTCATTCCCTACTGGCGGGTGAACCAGGGACGCCTGGACCCCGAACCCATCGTCACCGCCTACCAGCGCCTGGCGCGGGAGGCCGGCGTCGCCATCCGGGGGACGCGCGTGGTGGAACTGGGCTGCGGCGCGGCGAACGGCACGGGCCATGAATGGATCGCCCGCTTTGGGGGCTCCTGGACGGGCGTGGAGCCCTTTGCGCCCTTTGACGCGGAACTGGACGCGTGGATTGCCCAGGACGTCTCACGGCGCCATCCAGGGGGATTAACGGGCCTGGGGGGACGGGTGGACCGGGTGCGCGACCTGGACGCCCTGGAGTCCGGCAGCGCGGACCTCATCGTGTCCAACTCGGTGCTGGAGCACGTGGCCGACCCGATCGCCTGCTTCCGCCAGTGCCACCGGGTGCTGGCCTCGGGCGGGACCATGCTGCACCGGGTGGACTATCGCGACCATTTCTTCAAATATCCCTTTCACTTCCTGACGTTCTCCCAGGCCGCCTGGGACAACTTCCTGGACCCGGGCGATCTGCCGCGCCACCGTTTGGACGACCATCTGGCCGCCCTGTCCTGCTGCGGCTTCGAGGCGGAGGTCGTGGAGCGCAGCGCCGACCCCGACGGTCTGGCCGCCGTGGCCCCTTTCCTGGCCCCCGAGTTCGCTTCGCGAAACCGCGACATCCTGGCCACCACCACCGCCTCCATCGTGTGCAGGAAACCCGCCTGA
- the asnB gene encoding asparagine synthase (glutamine-hydrolyzing), with translation MCGICGFAGQGDQAVLEAMMARMAHRGPDGSGTYRHPGHRLFFGHLRLAIVDLAAGAQPMATADERLTVTFNGEIYNHAELRRELEAKGHRFRTSHSDTEVLLHGYREWGASLPARLNGMWAFAVHDAEKGEVFVSRDRFGKKPLYYHIRPGFFAFASELSGLASHPAVPDSHDELALRKYFAYGFIPAPNSLYAGVRKLPGGCSMLVSLRDFSHRVERYWSYRVEPLDRLPADPEAAWGEEIRHLLEKAVARRLMSDVPLGVFLSGGIDSSAVTALAVRHASSLRTFSVGFTEASFDESTHSLRAAKLFGTLHHQETLSLDKALDILPDLAARLDEPMGDSSLLPTYLLCRETRKHVTVALGGDGADELFAGYDPFKALAAAEAYAALCPRPVHKALRMLAARLPVGHSNMHVSFKVNRFLSGLSHPKKLWNPVWLGPADPAMLSELFAAPCDPEEVYSEAIEAWDETPAKDLTDKTLEFYARFYLQDAILTKVDRASMLNSLEVRAPFLDIELVDLARRIPHRFKFSNGQGKSILKKALEPVLPADILHRKKKGFGAPVGLWFHEGRLRLDTASLPGCIDRSRAARLEDEHRSGKADHRLALWNLWVLGRHQRRSAA, from the coding sequence GTGTGCGGCATCTGCGGTTTCGCCGGGCAAGGCGACCAGGCCGTCCTTGAGGCCATGATGGCCCGCATGGCCCATCGCGGCCCGGACGGCAGCGGCACCTACCGCCACCCCGGCCACAGGCTCTTCTTCGGCCACCTGCGCCTGGCTATCGTGGACCTGGCCGCGGGCGCGCAGCCCATGGCCACCGCCGACGAGCGCCTCACCGTCACCTTCAACGGCGAAATCTACAACCACGCGGAGCTGCGCCGCGAGCTCGAAGCCAAAGGCCACCGCTTCCGCACCAGCCATAGCGACACCGAGGTGCTCCTGCACGGCTACCGGGAATGGGGCGCGTCCCTGCCCGCAAGGCTTAACGGCATGTGGGCCTTCGCCGTGCACGACGCCGAGAAGGGCGAGGTGTTTGTAAGCCGCGACCGCTTCGGCAAGAAGCCGCTCTATTACCACATCCGCCCGGGGTTCTTCGCCTTCGCCTCGGAGCTGTCGGGCCTTGCGAGCCATCCGGCCGTCCCTGATTCCCATGACGAACTGGCGCTTCGCAAATACTTCGCCTACGGCTTCATCCCGGCCCCGAACAGCCTGTACGCCGGGGTGCGCAAGCTGCCGGGCGGGTGCTCCATGCTGGTGTCCCTGAGGGACTTCTCGCACCGCGTGGAGCGCTACTGGTCCTACCGGGTTGAGCCCCTCGACCGGCTTCCGGCCGATCCGGAAGCCGCCTGGGGCGAGGAGATACGCCATCTCCTGGAAAAAGCCGTCGCCCGCCGCCTCATGAGCGACGTGCCCCTGGGGGTGTTCCTTTCGGGCGGCATCGACTCCTCGGCCGTCACCGCCCTGGCCGTTCGGCATGCGAGTTCCCTGCGCACCTTTTCCGTGGGCTTCACCGAGGCGAGCTTCGACGAATCCACCCACAGCCTGCGCGCCGCCAAGCTCTTCGGCACCCTCCACCACCAGGAGACCCTGAGCCTGGACAAGGCCCTGGACATCCTGCCGGACCTGGCCGCGCGCCTGGACGAGCCCATGGGCGACAGTTCGCTGTTGCCCACGTACCTGCTCTGCCGCGAGACCAGGAAGCACGTCACCGTGGCCCTGGGCGGGGATGGGGCCGACGAGCTCTTCGCGGGCTATGACCCCTTCAAGGCCCTGGCCGCGGCCGAGGCATACGCCGCCCTGTGCCCGCGCCCCGTGCACAAGGCCCTCCGGATGCTTGCCGCGCGCCTGCCCGTGGGCCACTCCAACATGCACGTCTCCTTCAAGGTGAACCGCTTCCTGTCCGGGCTCTCCCACCCGAAAAAGCTCTGGAACCCCGTTTGGCTCGGCCCGGCGGACCCGGCCATGCTCTCGGAGCTCTTCGCCGCGCCCTGCGACCCCGAGGAGGTCTACAGCGAGGCCATAGAGGCCTGGGACGAGACCCCGGCCAAGGACCTCACCGACAAGACTCTTGAGTTCTACGCCCGCTTCTACCTGCAGGACGCCATCCTGACCAAGGTGGACCGGGCCAGCATGCTGAACTCCCTGGAGGTGCGCGCCCCCTTCCTGGACATCGAGCTGGTGGACCTGGCCCGGCGCATCCCCCACCGCTTCAAGTTCTCGAACGGGCAGGGCAAGTCCATCCTGAAGAAGGCCCTGGAGCCTGTCCTGCCGGCCGACATCCTACACCGCAAGAAGAAGGGCTTCGGCGCTCCCGTGGGCCTGTGGTTCCACGAGGGACGCCTGCGCCTGGACACGGCGTCCCTGCCCGGATGCATCGACCGCTCCCGCGCCGCCCGCCTGGAGGACGAACACCGCTCGGGCAAGGCGGACCACCGCCTGGCCCTGTGGAACCTCTGGGTGCTTGGCCGCCACCAGCGCAGGAGCGCCGCGTGA
- a CDS encoding glycosyltransferase family 2 protein: MREQSLSIIIPVFNEADNIHPLHEKLSEVLDTMGRPYEVIIVDDGSTDQTAARLKEVAQADNRVKVIHLRRNFGQTPAMMAGIDAASGDILIPMDGDLQNDPADIPKLLAKLAEGYDVVSGWRKDRQDHPLKRNFPSRVANFIISAISGVHLHDYGCSLKAYRKEIIKGVKLYGEMHRFVPIYATWQGAKVTEVGVTHYPRVHGVSKYGFERTVKVILDLIVVKFLDKYAQKPMYLFGGFGLVALLVAFLMFLLMLYLKFFAGKSFIETPLPLTVVLFFLMGFMSIFMGLIAEILMRTYHESQDKPTYIVDRTRNCDSGD, encoded by the coding sequence ATGCGAGAACAATCCCTTTCGATCATCATCCCCGTGTTCAACGAGGCGGACAACATCCACCCGCTGCACGAGAAGCTTTCCGAAGTGCTCGACACCATGGGCCGCCCCTACGAGGTCATCATCGTGGACGACGGCTCCACCGACCAGACAGCCGCGCGCCTCAAGGAAGTGGCCCAGGCCGACAACCGGGTGAAGGTCATCCATCTGCGCCGCAACTTCGGCCAGACCCCGGCCATGATGGCGGGCATCGACGCCGCCTCCGGGGATATCCTCATCCCCATGGACGGCGACCTGCAGAACGACCCGGCCGACATCCCCAAGCTCCTGGCCAAGCTGGCCGAAGGCTACGACGTGGTGTCAGGCTGGAGAAAAGACCGCCAGGACCACCCCCTCAAGCGCAACTTCCCTAGCCGGGTGGCCAACTTCATCATCTCCGCCATCTCCGGCGTGCATCTGCACGACTACGGCTGCTCGCTCAAGGCCTACCGCAAGGAGATCATCAAGGGCGTGAAGCTCTACGGCGAGATGCACCGCTTCGTGCCCATCTACGCCACCTGGCAGGGGGCCAAGGTCACCGAGGTGGGCGTCACCCACTATCCGCGAGTTCACGGGGTCTCGAAGTACGGCTTCGAGCGCACCGTCAAGGTCATCCTCGACCTTATCGTTGTGAAGTTCCTGGACAAATACGCTCAGAAGCCCATGTACCTCTTCGGCGGGTTCGGGCTGGTGGCGCTGCTGGTGGCCTTCCTGATGTTTCTGCTCATGCTCTATCTGAAGTTTTTCGCGGGCAAGAGCTTCATCGAGACGCCCCTGCCGCTTACCGTGGTGCTCTTCTTCCTCATGGGGTTCATGTCCATCTTCATGGGGCTCATCGCGGAGATCCTCATGCGAACGTACCACGAGTCCCAGGACAAACCCACCTACATCGTGGACAGGACCCGAAACTGCGACAGCGGGGACTGA
- a CDS encoding efflux RND transporter periplasmic adaptor subunit — MTIRSLCLTLALALLPCAAHAQNQAQAPAAPQQAKPVDPSPLAQEIIFAGKLYSPLKLSVTLPYTSQIMSMPVAIGQKVKKDDVLATFEIPLETRMSEKRTLSLASVKDLEHQLATTARDIDKLRVKRKELEVMEKQNMATSQALAQNAQEIDVLEKQRVAQQEKLAVEKEQAQQRLDLARDRFGPKANFGSLPSEGIIKAPVDGYVLWINPELRKGVKLARETELFQVGVLDPILIRAQVHEIEALRLKLGDQAKVVFDSIPGKEFTATVSRIPWAPLPTALQQPSYYEIELTLPNADYALKEGLKAQVTIIPKK; from the coding sequence ATGACGATACGTTCACTTTGCCTCACTCTGGCCCTTGCGCTCCTGCCCTGCGCGGCCCACGCCCAGAACCAGGCGCAGGCCCCGGCCGCGCCGCAGCAGGCCAAGCCCGTCGACCCCTCTCCTCTGGCTCAGGAGATCATCTTCGCCGGCAAGCTTTACAGCCCGCTGAAGCTTTCCGTCACCCTGCCCTACACCTCGCAGATCATGTCCATGCCCGTGGCCATCGGTCAGAAGGTGAAGAAGGACGACGTGCTGGCCACTTTCGAGATCCCGCTGGAAACGCGCATGTCCGAGAAGCGCACCCTGTCCCTGGCGTCGGTCAAGGATCTGGAGCACCAGCTGGCCACCACCGCCCGGGACATCGACAAGCTGCGCGTCAAGCGCAAGGAACTCGAGGTCATGGAGAAGCAGAACATGGCCACCTCCCAGGCGCTCGCCCAGAACGCCCAGGAGATCGACGTGCTCGAAAAGCAGCGCGTGGCCCAGCAGGAGAAGCTCGCGGTGGAGAAGGAACAGGCCCAGCAGCGCCTGGATCTGGCCCGCGACCGCTTCGGTCCCAAGGCCAACTTCGGATCGCTGCCGAGCGAAGGCATCATCAAGGCCCCGGTGGACGGCTACGTGCTCTGGATCAACCCCGAGCTGCGCAAGGGCGTGAAGCTCGCCCGTGAGACCGAGCTCTTCCAGGTGGGCGTGCTGGACCCCATCCTCATCCGCGCCCAGGTGCACGAGATCGAGGCCCTGCGCCTGAAGCTGGGCGACCAGGCCAAGGTTGTCTTCGACTCCATCCCCGGGAAGGAATTCACGGCTACGGTCAGCCGCATCCCCTGGGCGCCCCTGCCCACGGCGCTGCAGCAGCCCTCCTACTACGAAATCGAGCTCACCCTGCCCAACGCCGACTATGCCCTCAAGGAGGGTCTCAAGGCGCAGGTGACCATCATCCCCAAGAAATAG
- a CDS encoding TolC family protein — protein MHRTAGPVRLPSGFKTLAVLACLALAWACPAMAQQTKGATVKSGEVKPLQSETLPTAPPAKATETAQPAPAKGQDMAPPMDSSKEMSTTVKEPADFNECVRVALVQSPMLVKSALEIETKRLDVQDAWGTFIPTISINTTYWFRMPTKTDGTTDKPYTISFSTSQWNPILAGFDVKAKNQMTNIAVLGHLKVIGEGLKRLASDFLQLSAMQEQKEVVKKKQELAKQNLEFFKTRLGMGQATQLDIRIAETRIQMTKAEDDKVNSMRAMVMDDIKFILGVPFTNKLDLDVAAAKKQILGKFSPADVTDEKVRAYSFDLRIQEYEKNLQKMNIGLSYVKLLPTFGFTFQTVDAFNNTSTSSNKSGFPFYPGINISMPLDYWTRGREIARQYKKMDQVYAGARAKEFELMVSVQKAMSDYQATTADFTLANSKMELNKLQDEQTEYRYKTGQVDFDKYVTDRNEFYEARQKMILEQTKRDVALLTLKHLTGDLQGQYVDVAAWEK, from the coding sequence ATGCACCGCACAGCTGGCCCGGTTAGGCTCCCGTCCGGATTCAAAACCCTGGCCGTCCTGGCCTGCCTCGCCCTGGCCTGGGCCTGTCCGGCCATGGCCCAGCAGACCAAGGGCGCCACGGTGAAGTCGGGCGAGGTCAAGCCCTTGCAGTCCGAGACGCTGCCCACCGCCCCTCCGGCCAAGGCCACCGAAACGGCCCAGCCCGCTCCCGCCAAGGGCCAGGACATGGCTCCTCCCATGGACTCCTCCAAGGAGATGTCCACCACCGTCAAGGAGCCCGCCGATTTCAACGAATGCGTGCGCGTGGCCCTGGTGCAGTCGCCCATGCTGGTGAAATCCGCCCTGGAGATCGAAACCAAGCGCCTGGACGTCCAGGACGCCTGGGGCACCTTCATTCCCACCATCAGCATCAACACCACCTACTGGTTCCGCATGCCCACCAAGACCGACGGAACCACGGACAAGCCCTACACCATCAGCTTCTCCACCAGCCAGTGGAACCCCATTCTGGCCGGGTTCGACGTCAAGGCCAAGAACCAGATGACCAACATCGCAGTTCTGGGCCACCTCAAGGTCATCGGCGAGGGTCTCAAGCGTCTGGCCTCCGACTTCCTCCAACTCTCGGCCATGCAGGAGCAGAAGGAAGTGGTGAAGAAGAAGCAGGAACTGGCCAAGCAGAACCTCGAGTTCTTCAAGACCAGGCTCGGCATGGGCCAGGCCACCCAGTTGGACATCCGCATCGCCGAAACCCGCATCCAGATGACCAAGGCCGAGGACGACAAGGTCAACTCCATGCGGGCCATGGTCATGGACGACATCAAGTTCATCCTGGGCGTGCCCTTCACCAACAAGCTCGATCTGGACGTGGCCGCCGCCAAGAAACAGATCCTGGGCAAGTTCAGCCCGGCCGACGTCACCGACGAGAAGGTCCGCGCCTACTCCTTCGACCTGCGCATCCAGGAGTACGAGAAGAACCTTCAGAAGATGAACATCGGCCTGTCCTACGTGAAGCTCCTGCCCACCTTCGGTTTCACCTTCCAGACCGTGGACGCCTTCAACAACACCAGCACCAGCAGCAACAAGAGCGGCTTCCCCTTCTATCCCGGCATCAACATCAGCATGCCGCTGGACTACTGGACCAGGGGCCGCGAGATCGCCCGCCAGTACAAGAAGATGGACCAGGTCTACGCCGGCGCGCGGGCCAAGGAGTTCGAGCTCATGGTCAGCGTGCAGAAGGCCATGTCCGACTACCAGGCCACCACGGCCGACTTCACCCTGGCCAACTCCAAGATGGAGCTCAACAAGCTCCAGGACGAGCAGACCGAATACCGCTACAAGACCGGCCAGGTGGACTTCGACAAGTACGTCACCGACCGCAACGAATTCTACGAGGCGCGGCAGAAAATGATCCTGGAGCAGACCAAGCGCGACGTCGCGCTCCTCACCCTCAAGCACCTCACCGGCGACCTCCAGGGCCAGTACGTCGACGTCGCCGCCTGGGAGAAATAA
- a CDS encoding ABC transporter ATP-binding protein produces MNNSELVIDIQHLTKDYNSGAEKISVLKDINLEVRRGEMVAIMGPSGSGKSTLLFILGIFQPATSGVYNVAGVDVLSLDRDAQAIFRREKMGFVFQSCDLLENSTVYENLELPLIYTGVKRRERPDMIMEALQRVNLEHRVRQPSNRLSGGERQRVSIARALVNEPEFILADEPTGQLDQANSERVMDYFVKITEEARVAMVIVTHDAATAERCSRKSLLSEGLLKPY; encoded by the coding sequence ATGAATAACAGCGAACTCGTCATCGACATCCAGCACCTGACCAAGGACTACAACTCGGGGGCGGAGAAGATCTCCGTGCTCAAGGACATCAACCTCGAGGTCCGCCGGGGCGAGATGGTGGCCATCATGGGCCCATCCGGCTCGGGCAAGTCCACGCTGCTCTTCATCCTGGGCATTTTCCAGCCCGCCACCAGCGGCGTGTACAATGTGGCCGGTGTGGACGTGCTGTCGCTGGACCGCGACGCCCAGGCGATATTCCGCCGCGAGAAGATGGGCTTCGTGTTCCAGAGCTGCGATTTGCTCGAGAATTCCACGGTATACGAGAATTTGGAGTTGCCCCTGATCTATACCGGGGTTAAACGCCGGGAACGGCCCGACATGATCATGGAGGCCCTGCAACGGGTCAACCTGGAGCACCGGGTGCGCCAGCCCTCCAACCGCCTGTCGGGCGGCGAACGCCAGCGCGTGTCCATCGCGCGCGCCCTGGTGAACGAACCCGAGTTCATCCTGGCCGACGAGCCCACCGGACAGCTCGACCAGGCCAACTCTGAACGCGTCATGGATTACTTCGTGAAAATCACCGAGGAGGCCAGGGTCGCCATGGTCATCGTCACCCACGACGCGGCCACGGCCGAGCGCTGCTCCCGGAAAAGCCTTTTGTCCGAAGGACTGCTCAAGCCCTATTAG
- a CDS encoding ABC transporter permease — protein sequence MANKSLQSLRAAGFLPPDRGTRLLRFRDLIRISFREVLRKRRRYIGVMAAIALGTAGFITIVTMGRDLKANFNNDLDLLGGATIIAAHFDPQMYDRQEWFRSGTIAAVEQIPGVKEVTKSRLRSGATTTYQEKVYGFNLLGVDANYWSLFSFTPRLGRLFTAEDIALGNKVCVLGQDLAKTIFGSPEAAIGQMLSLDNNLYHVVGIIGGVRAADKTLMAFLPITTAQARIPNISEISSLYIRCNTWDDVAPVAAALESVIPANQSNKGLRIQVGWEPLQQVQRMFWWVSLFIYASIGATLVLGGFGIWNIMMAAVTARTREIGLKKAMGAEDSDILWQFLFEALTVTFSSAFLGVLIGRVGIEYMSRMLGSSPPEGLFFLCLSAGLAFAAVLGVGSGLYPSIRASRMQVVDAMRYE from the coding sequence ATGGCAAACAAATCACTGCAAAGCCTCCGGGCAGCGGGTTTTCTCCCTCCCGACCGCGGGACGAGACTCCTGCGCTTCCGGGACCTTATCCGCATCAGCTTCCGCGAGGTTCTGCGCAAGCGCCGCCGCTACATAGGCGTCATGGCCGCCATCGCCCTGGGCACCGCCGGTTTCATCACCATCGTCACCATGGGCCGCGACCTCAAGGCCAACTTCAACAACGACCTGGACCTCCTAGGCGGCGCGACCATCATCGCCGCCCACTTCGATCCCCAGATGTACGACCGCCAGGAATGGTTTCGCTCCGGCACCATCGCGGCTGTGGAGCAGATCCCGGGGGTCAAGGAGGTCACCAAGAGCAGGCTGCGCTCCGGGGCCACCACCACCTACCAGGAAAAGGTCTACGGCTTCAACCTGCTGGGCGTGGACGCCAACTACTGGTCGCTGTTCTCCTTCACGCCCCGCCTGGGCAGGCTCTTCACCGCCGAGGACATCGCCCTGGGCAACAAGGTGTGCGTGCTCGGCCAGGACCTGGCCAAAACCATCTTCGGCTCCCCCGAGGCCGCCATCGGCCAGATGCTCAGCCTGGACAACAACCTCTACCACGTGGTGGGCATCATCGGCGGCGTGCGCGCGGCCGACAAGACCCTCATGGCCTTTTTGCCCATCACCACGGCCCAGGCCCGCATCCCCAACATCTCGGAGATCTCGAGCCTGTACATCCGCTGCAACACCTGGGACGACGTGGCCCCCGTGGCCGCCGCCCTGGAGTCCGTCATCCCCGCCAACCAGTCCAACAAGGGCCTGCGCATCCAGGTGGGCTGGGAGCCCCTGCAGCAGGTGCAGCGCATGTTCTGGTGGGTGAGCCTGTTCATCTACGCCTCCATCGGCGCCACCCTGGTGCTGGGCGGCTTCGGCATCTGGAACATCATGATGGCGGCGGTCACGGCCCGCACCCGCGAGATCGGCCTGAAAAAGGCCATGGGCGCGGAAGACTCCGACATCCTGTGGCAGTTTCTCTTCGAGGCCCTCACCGTCACCTTCTCCTCCGCCTTCCTGGGCGTGCTCATCGGGCGCGTGGGCATCGAATACATGAGCCGCATGCTCGGCTCGAGCCCCCCAGAGGGCCTTTTCTTCCTGTGCCTCTCGGCCGGCCTGGCCTTCGCCGCCGTGCTGGGAGTCGGCTCGGGACTCTATCCCTCCATCCGGGCCAGCCGGATGCAGGTCGTGGACGCCATGCGTTATGAATAA
- a CDS encoding aminotransferase class I/II-fold pyridoxal phosphate-dependent enzyme, whose product MKLHERCQKVSGITRHLRDAGIYPYFRPINRSWGTEVEVAGKRLVMIGSNDYLGLAHDARVKEAAAQAIFRMGTGPGGSRFLSGNMVLHQTLEERLAAFVGKKRAVLHVTGFSTNLGALGCLLTPSDYVLCDRENHASIFAGLGGTKKMGTFVHNDAGSAARKIASEMAKPDFDGQVLLITEGIFSMSGDVAVMDELAGLKKQFPDLLVYLDDAHGLGVLGPNGRGTAEHFGVTAQTDFIMGTFSKAFASIGGFIASDHVDVLEYIQHQSRTQIFSAALPAASATAALTCIDILEAEPERVTRLHSITARMRKAYNEMGLRITQSLSPIIPITIGSDEKAFMFAQELFDRGIFALPAIYPAVPRGQALIRTACMSTHEDRQLDFVLEVMDEMARKYRIRIQDQDEVAAEEEAAAGQASTIAGARSSQSLL is encoded by the coding sequence ATGAAATTGCATGAACGCTGCCAGAAAGTGTCCGGCATCACCCGCCACCTGAGGGATGCGGGAATATACCCCTACTTCCGCCCCATCAACCGCTCCTGGGGCACCGAGGTGGAGGTCGCCGGGAAACGCCTGGTGATGATCGGCTCCAACGACTACCTGGGACTGGCCCATGACGCCCGCGTCAAGGAAGCCGCCGCCCAGGCCATCTTCCGCATGGGCACCGGCCCCGGCGGCTCGCGCTTCCTCTCGGGCAACATGGTGCTGCACCAGACCCTGGAAGAACGCTTGGCCGCCTTCGTGGGCAAGAAGCGCGCCGTGCTGCACGTCACCGGGTTCTCCACCAACCTGGGCGCCCTGGGCTGCCTGCTCACCCCCAGCGACTACGTGCTCTGCGACCGCGAAAACCACGCCTCCATCTTCGCGGGCCTGGGCGGCACCAAGAAAATGGGCACCTTCGTCCACAACGACGCCGGGTCCGCCGCCCGCAAGATCGCCTCGGAGATGGCCAAGCCCGACTTCGACGGACAGGTGCTGCTCATCACCGAGGGCATCTTCTCCATGTCCGGCGACGTGGCGGTCATGGACGAGCTGGCCGGGCTCAAGAAACAGTTCCCTGACCTGCTCGTCTACCTGGACGACGCACACGGCCTGGGCGTGCTGGGCCCTAATGGGCGGGGCACGGCCGAGCACTTCGGCGTCACCGCCCAGACCGACTTCATCATGGGCACCTTCTCCAAGGCGTTCGCCTCCATCGGCGGCTTCATCGCCTCGGACCACGTGGACGTGCTCGAATACATCCAACACCAGTCGCGCACCCAGATCTTCTCCGCGGCCCTGCCCGCGGCCAGCGCCACCGCCGCGCTCACCTGCATCGACATCCTCGAGGCCGAGCCCGAGCGAGTTACGCGCCTGCACTCCATCACCGCCCGCATGCGCAAGGCCTACAACGAGATGGGGCTTCGCATCACCCAGTCGCTCTCGCCCATCATCCCCATCACCATCGGCTCCGACGAGAAGGCGTTCATGTTCGCCCAGGAGCTCTTCGACAGGGGAATCTTCGCCCTGCCGGCCATCTATCCGGCCGTGCCGCGCGGGCAGGCGCTCATCCGCACCGCCTGCATGTCCACCCACGAGGACAGGCAGCTGGACTTCGTGCTGGAGGTCATGGACGAGATGGCGCGCAAGTACCGCATCCGCATCCAGGACCAGGACGAGGTCGCGGCCGAGGAAGAAGCGGCGGCCGGACAGGCCTCCACCATCGCCGGAGCGCGCTCCAGCCAGTCCTTGTTGTAA